From a single Salmo salar chromosome ssa22, Ssal_v3.1, whole genome shotgun sequence genomic region:
- the LOC106583172 gene encoding cyclic AMP-dependent transcription factor ATF-1 isoform X3 translates to MTTVTVPNTQAIYQTSSGQYITIAPNGTIQLANPGSESLQGLQTLTMTNSGQQQGTTILHYAQTPDGQQLLVPSNQVVVQSAGGEMQTYQIRTAPTVQQTVVMTSPVEMSEQKTGDPTMKREIRLAKNREAARECRRKKKEYVKCLENRVAVLENQNKTLIEELKTLKDLYRVKTG, encoded by the exons ATGACCACAGTGACAGTGCCCAACACCCAGGCAATCTACCAGACCAGCAGCGGCCAGTACA TTACCATCGCCCCTAACGGCACCATTCAACTGGCCAACCCTGGGTCAGAGAGCCTTCAGGGCTTACAGACTCTCACCATGACCAACTCAGGCCAACAGCAGGGCACCACCATCCTACATTATGCCCAGACGCCCGATGGACAGCAGCTACTCGTGCCCAGCAATCAGGTGGTCGTACAGA GTGCAGGAGGAGAGATGCAGACGTACCAGATCCGCACGGCACCCACAGTGCAACAGACTGTCGTCATGACTTCCCCTGTAGAAATGTCTGAGCAGAAGACTGGCGACCCCACCATGAAGAGAGAGATCCGACTCGCtaagaacag GGAAGCGGCCCGTGAGTGTCGCAGGAAGAAGAAGGAATACGTCAAGTGTCTGGAGAACCGTGTGGCCGTGCTGGAGAACCAGAACAAGACTCTCATTGAGGAACTCAAGACGTTAAAGGACCTGTACCGTGTCAAAACAGGATAA
- the LOC106583149 gene encoding methyltransferase-like protein 7A: MTYLMRNFLMNFCKLICLAITLPLQLMEFLGLYGMYKRLFPLLAYNITFSYNDKMHENKRNLFRDLCKFCNTDGTLRLLEIGCGSGANFKYYPYGCTVICTDPNPHFEKYLQMSMTASNHLTYESFVVASGEDLMAVQDESVDVVVCTLVLCSVNNVPQVLDEARRILRKGGALYFLEHVESDPSSWIYFFQHMLQPMWYYLGDGCVVTRATWRDLEAAGFSEIQLRHIEAPQVTFMIKPHILGYAIK; encoded by the exons ATGACATATCTTATGAGGAACTTCTTGATGAACTTCTGCAAGCTAATTTGTTTGGCGATAACCTTACCTCTCCAACTAATGGAGTTTTTGGGCTTATATGGCATGTACAAGCGTTTGTTTCCGCTTCTTGCTTACAATATCACTTTTTCATATAACGACAAAATGCACGAAAACAAGAGGAACCTTTTCCGAGACTTGTGTAAATTCTGCAACACGGACGGTACACTTCGACTTCTGGAGATTGGCTGCGGTAGTGGGGCCAACTTCAAATACTACCCATACGGTTGCACGGTCATTTGCACAGACCCCAACCCTCACTTTGAGAAGTACCTGCAGATGAGTATGACAGCAAGCAACCACCTGACCTATGAAAGCTTTGTGGTTGCCTCAGGAGAGGACCTGATGGCAGTGCAAGATGAGTCAGTGGATGTTGTTGTCTGCACGCTTGTGCTGTGTTCTGTCAACAACGTGCCACAGGTACTGGATGAGGCAAGACGCATACTCCGAAAA GGTGGTGCTCTGTACTTTCTGGAGCATGTAGAGTCAGACCCCTCCTCTTGGATATACTTCTTCCAGCACATGCTCCAGCCGATGTGGTACTACCTGGGGGATGGCTGCGTGGTTACCAGGGCAACGTGGAGAGATCTGGAGGCTGCTGGGTTCTCAGAGATCCAGCTCCGACACATTGAGGCTCCACAGGTCACTTTCATGATCAAACCGCACATCCTTGGATATGCCATCAAGTGA